Proteins from one Dysgonomonas sp. HDW5A genomic window:
- a CDS encoding ATP-dependent helicase, which translates to MDNLLQELNGSQREAVEYNDGPSLVIAGAGSGKTRVLTYKIAYLLHLGLPPHNILSLTFTNKAAREMKARVGQLMGESVARRLWMGTFHSIFSRILRTEAEKIGFTSNFTIFDSADSRNLIKTIIKEYQLDDKVYKPARIQSMISNAKNALVSPIAYAQSKEMQEYDMKAKVPMVKDIYRSYNARLQASNTMDFDDLLYYTNRLFRDHPEVLKNYQDRFQFILVDEYQDTNFAQYLVVKQLADAHHRVCVVGDDAQSIYSFRGANIDNILNYKSNYPEARIFKLEQNYRSTQNIVNAANSLIKQNKGQIQKNVFSENQVGEKLEVASAFSDFEEGVIVANKIQDLRRHRDSSYSDFVILYRTNAQSRVFEESLRKKNIPYRIYGGLSFYQRKEIKDVIAYFRMVVNPKDEEAFKRIINYPTRGIGNTTVGKIVDTAQLHNLSLWETISDPLGHNLNVNAGTAKKLKDFQILIDGFIKELPVASAYELATKIVKESGIAREAYQDQTPEGMSRQENLQELLGGIHEFCESRVEEGEQNIGLIDFLSEVSLLSDQDTDKEGDHEKVTMMTIHASKGLEFKNVFVVGLEEDLFPSSMTKSEPKGLEEERRLFYVAITRAEQFCMLTYAKSRFRNGQTNSCNPSRFLKDINPEYLNANAGVLEGSMGGFSQQTQGSFWDNVRKNREEKEEIRQVQLREDSIFESPQIPSRENKYSKPNFVNARTAEPKTPLTKDIYGIQVGAVIKHERFGIGTVSAIEGDAASRKATVEFENAGVKQLLLKFARFEIIG; encoded by the coding sequence ATGGATAATCTACTACAAGAACTCAACGGATCACAACGTGAAGCTGTTGAATATAATGACGGTCCCTCACTCGTTATAGCCGGAGCCGGATCGGGTAAGACACGTGTACTTACTTACAAAATTGCCTATTTACTACATCTGGGGCTTCCCCCGCACAATATATTATCGCTCACTTTTACCAACAAAGCGGCACGTGAAATGAAAGCACGTGTAGGACAATTAATGGGCGAAAGTGTAGCACGCCGTTTATGGATGGGTACATTCCACTCGATATTTTCAAGAATTCTCAGAACCGAAGCCGAAAAGATTGGATTCACGTCTAATTTTACCATCTTCGATTCAGCCGATTCACGTAACCTGATAAAGACCATTATCAAAGAATATCAGTTGGATGATAAAGTGTACAAGCCCGCCCGTATACAATCGATGATTTCCAATGCAAAGAATGCTTTAGTATCGCCTATTGCCTATGCCCAAAGTAAAGAGATGCAGGAATATGATATGAAAGCTAAAGTTCCGATGGTTAAGGATATCTACAGATCGTACAATGCCCGTTTGCAGGCGTCTAACACCATGGACTTTGATGATTTGCTATATTATACCAATAGATTATTCAGAGACCACCCTGAGGTCTTAAAGAACTACCAGGATCGTTTCCAGTTTATTCTAGTAGATGAGTATCAGGATACTAACTTTGCTCAATACCTTGTAGTTAAACAATTGGCTGATGCACATCATCGTGTATGTGTGGTAGGAGACGATGCACAAAGTATCTACTCGTTTCGTGGAGCTAATATCGATAATATTCTTAATTATAAGAGTAATTATCCCGAAGCTCGTATATTTAAACTTGAACAGAATTATCGTTCTACTCAGAATATTGTAAATGCAGCCAATAGCCTTATCAAACAAAATAAGGGGCAGATACAAAAAAATGTTTTTTCAGAAAATCAGGTAGGCGAAAAACTCGAAGTAGCCAGTGCATTCTCGGACTTCGAAGAAGGAGTAATCGTTGCCAATAAAATACAAGACCTCCGACGACATAGAGATTCATCTTACAGTGATTTTGTAATTCTTTACAGAACCAATGCACAGTCGCGTGTATTCGAAGAGTCGCTTCGTAAGAAGAATATACCGTATCGTATATATGGCGGACTTTCGTTCTACCAACGAAAAGAAATAAAAGATGTTATTGCCTATTTTCGTATGGTAGTCAATCCGAAAGATGAGGAAGCATTTAAACGTATCATCAATTATCCGACCCGGGGAATAGGAAATACGACAGTGGGTAAGATTGTAGATACAGCCCAGCTTCACAATCTCAGTTTATGGGAAACGATAAGTGATCCGTTAGGTCATAATCTGAATGTAAATGCAGGAACAGCTAAAAAGCTTAAAGATTTCCAAATTCTAATTGATGGCTTTATAAAGGAATTGCCTGTAGCTTCAGCATACGAATTAGCTACTAAAATAGTCAAGGAAAGTGGTATCGCCAGAGAAGCTTATCAAGACCAAACACCTGAAGGAATGAGCCGTCAGGAGAACTTACAGGAGCTTTTAGGTGGTATACATGAATTTTGTGAATCGAGAGTGGAGGAAGGCGAGCAAAATATCGGATTGATTGATTTCTTATCCGAAGTTTCGCTATTGAGTGATCAGGATACCGATAAGGAAGGGGATCATGAGAAAGTAACTATGATGACTATTCATGCCTCGAAAGGACTTGAGTTTAAGAATGTGTTTGTTGTTGGATTGGAAGAAGATCTTTTCCCGTCCTCTATGACTAAATCCGAACCCAAAGGCTTGGAAGAGGAACGTCGCTTATTTTATGTAGCCATAACCAGAGCCGAACAGTTTTGTATGCTTACCTATGCAAAGAGTCGTTTTCGTAACGGGCAGACCAACTCCTGCAATCCAAGTCGGTTCCTTAAAGATATAAATCCGGAGTACCTCAATGCCAATGCAGGTGTATTGGAAGGCAGTATGGGTGGATTCTCTCAACAAACACAAGGCAGCTTCTGGGATAATGTACGTAAAAACAGAGAAGAGAAAGAGGAAATTAGGCAGGTACAACTAAGAGAGGATTCGATTTTCGAAAGCCCCCAGATACCATCACGAGAAAATAAATACTCTAAGCCCAACTTTGTAAATGCACGAACCGCCGAGCCTAAAACGCCTCTAACAAAGGATATTTATGGTATACAAGTGGGTGCGGTAATCAAGCACGAACGATTCGGTATAGGTACAGTTAGTGCTATTGAGGGTGATGCCGCGAGTCGAAAAGCGACTGTCGAGTTCGAAAATGCTGGGGTAAAACAATTACTCTTAAAATTTGCCCGATTCGAGATTATCGGTTAA
- a CDS encoding sensor histidine kinase KdpD, with protein MKKSTIWLLAGVMAFTFFGLLYLQISYFRISLKMRNDQFEEAVSRSLYQVSKNLELDQTKKYLDQEIIDFQNKNGYKDPLGGEKTVTHTQQIQITDPTGAPIMNMEYNISQTTSIKSPKSNNASRGGANALAQASFNIQELFKQRYDYQRQLLDNVIYKLIQTSSTVPLDEKLNYKTLNDNIKDELRYNGIDLPFRFEIVDKNDKPVYKQENYGEPDKNALYTQVLYPNDPIDKLNYLRVSFPTKKDYLFSDEISFIVPAFVFTLILLVTFIISIYLIFRQKRLSEMKSDFMNNMTHELKTPVSTISLAAQMLKDPGIMKSPEIFKHISSVINDETKRLSFQVEKVLQMSLFEKQKATLKFKELDANDVIVNVANTFQLKVEKFGGKIDIDLEANDTLISADEMHFTNVLFNLLDNALKYRREDVTLELMIRTWNQNNKIYISVEDNGIGIKKEDAKKIFERFFRVSTGNLHDVKGFGLGLAYVKKIVEDHKGTIKVESELGQGTKFIISLFNIK; from the coding sequence ATGAAAAAATCAACGATATGGTTACTCGCAGGGGTGATGGCTTTCACCTTTTTCGGTCTACTGTACTTGCAGATTAGTTATTTCCGTATCTCCCTTAAAATGAGGAATGATCAGTTTGAAGAGGCAGTAAGCAGAAGCCTTTACCAAGTATCTAAAAATTTAGAACTGGATCAGACTAAAAAATATCTGGATCAGGAAATTATTGATTTTCAGAATAAAAATGGGTATAAAGATCCATTAGGAGGAGAAAAAACCGTAACACATACTCAGCAAATACAAATTACTGACCCTACGGGTGCTCCGATCATGAATATGGAGTATAATATTTCTCAAACGACCAGTATAAAATCGCCAAAGAGCAACAATGCTTCGCGTGGAGGAGCAAATGCTTTAGCACAGGCATCGTTTAATATACAAGAATTATTTAAGCAACGTTACGATTATCAAAGGCAGTTATTAGATAATGTGATCTATAAATTAATTCAAACATCAAGTACAGTTCCTCTGGATGAAAAATTAAATTATAAAACATTAAACGATAATATAAAAGACGAACTCCGATACAATGGTATCGATTTACCATTTCGGTTCGAAATTGTAGATAAAAATGATAAACCTGTATATAAACAGGAGAATTATGGAGAGCCTGATAAGAATGCATTATATACTCAGGTATTATATCCTAATGATCCTATTGATAAGTTAAACTACCTGAGGGTATCTTTTCCTACAAAGAAAGATTATCTTTTTAGTGATGAGATTTCGTTTATAGTACCGGCTTTTGTATTTACATTAATTCTTTTAGTGACATTTATAATATCAATCTATTTAATATTCAGACAAAAGCGTTTGTCGGAAATGAAGAGCGACTTTATGAATAACATGACTCACGAGTTGAAGACTCCTGTATCGACAATTTCTTTGGCTGCCCAGATGCTAAAAGATCCGGGAATAATGAAGTCACCGGAAATATTTAAACACATATCAAGTGTTATAAATGATGAAACTAAACGTCTGAGTTTTCAGGTAGAAAAGGTTTTGCAGATGTCTCTTTTCGAGAAGCAAAAGGCAACGCTGAAATTCAAAGAGTTAGATGCAAATGATGTAATCGTAAATGTAGCGAACACTTTTCAGCTTAAGGTTGAAAAATTCGGAGGAAAAATTGATATTGATCTCGAAGCAAATGATACATTAATAAGTGCAGATGAAATGCACTTTACAAATGTTTTATTTAATTTGTTAGATAATGCACTTAAATATAGACGCGAAGATGTGACCTTAGAATTGATGATAAGGACATGGAATCAAAACAATAAGATATATATAAGTGTTGAAGATAATGGAATAGGTATAAAAAAAGAAGATGCTAAAAAGATTTTTGAACGCTTCTTTAGGGTGTCTACCGGAAACCTACACGATGTAAAAGGTTTTGGATTAGGTCTGGCTTATGTTAAGAAAATAGTTGAAGATCATAAAGGAACTATTAAAGTAGAAAGTGAATTGGGACAAGGAACCAAATTTATTATAAGTTTATTCAATATAAAGTAG
- a CDS encoding head GIN domain-containing protein: MKILVCVLMSVIVMTSCNMSAFKNGVKGNGNMVSKEIAIDDYNSISVSNQFDIVYTQKVDEKPYLRIEIDENLVNYVSATVENNKLTIESTSEINPKYYKIYTNSTSLSELSAGGINDIELKDSIYSENLQISGSGAGHITAKNLHCKNININMSGIADITLGGEASNLNMSVSGKANINAYELESENADCSVSGMGYVDIYASQVLSAHVSGVGKINYKGNPKEKNLSTSGIGSIKAKE, translated from the coding sequence GCGTCTTGATGAGTGTCATAGTTATGACTTCGTGTAACATGTCCGCTTTTAAAAACGGAGTCAAAGGAAATGGCAATATGGTTTCTAAAGAAATAGCCATAGACGATTACAATAGCATTTCAGTAAGTAACCAGTTTGATATTGTCTACACACAAAAAGTAGATGAGAAACCTTATTTACGTATCGAAATCGATGAAAACCTAGTTAATTATGTATCGGCAACAGTAGAAAACAACAAGTTAACGATAGAGTCTACCTCAGAGATTAATCCTAAGTATTATAAAATATATACTAACTCGACTTCTTTATCTGAGCTTTCGGCTGGTGGAATAAATGATATCGAATTAAAAGACTCGATCTATTCCGAAAATCTGCAAATATCAGGGTCGGGAGCCGGACATATTACAGCCAAAAATCTGCATTGTAAGAATATAAACATAAATATGTCAGGTATTGCAGATATAACTCTTGGTGGAGAAGCTTCTAATCTAAATATGTCTGTTAGTGGGAAAGCCAATATTAATGCATACGAGTTGGAATCGGAGAATGCAGATTGTTCTGTATCAGGAATGGGATATGTCGATATATATGCATCCCAAGTACTTTCTGCTCATGTTAGCGGTGTAGGGAAAATCAATTATAAAGGGAATCCGAAAGAAAAAAATCTATCAACCAGTGGCATCGGTAGTATAAAAGCAAAAGAATAG
- a CDS encoding SGNH/GDSL hydrolase family protein: MKIPLKGKKILLYGDSISSSEYPWYKSALEELTGAEVYAGGFPGYTTSQLARDAQLQLIFDYKPDIIICLVGGNDAGVKGEVGTFGATDEIPVKETDITKDYSGYTFIQAVAHIIEKIDKHYNMDDSTHMLSAEDISPERPFLVFCTTLPQKRSNRFNKFSRSDNWLRKRDAVVECCNKYKVHCIDFYNLCDWDFSKEPYWVPPTDVHTNRGVFTMDGVHPNQKGYEDMARIIYNELAL, encoded by the coding sequence ATGAAAATCCCATTAAAAGGAAAAAAGATTCTTTTATATGGCGACAGTATTTCTTCATCGGAATACCCGTGGTATAAATCGGCACTTGAAGAATTAACAGGAGCCGAAGTATATGCGGGAGGCTTTCCCGGATACACAACAAGTCAGTTAGCCAGAGATGCACAATTGCAGCTGATTTTTGACTATAAGCCTGATATTATAATCTGTTTAGTAGGAGGAAATGATGCCGGAGTAAAGGGTGAAGTAGGTACTTTTGGGGCAACAGATGAAATTCCGGTCAAAGAAACCGACATTACAAAAGATTATTCAGGTTATACTTTTATACAGGCAGTAGCACATATAATAGAAAAAATCGATAAGCATTATAACATGGATGACAGTACTCATATGTTAAGTGCTGAGGATATTTCTCCCGAAAGACCATTTCTGGTATTTTGTACCACTTTACCTCAAAAACGAAGTAACAGATTCAATAAATTTTCAAGATCAGACAATTGGCTCCGAAAAAGAGATGCAGTTGTTGAATGTTGCAATAAATATAAGGTTCATTGCATAGACTTCTATAACTTATGTGACTGGGACTTTTCAAAAGAGCCATATTGGGTTCCGCCAACAGATGTACACACAAATAGAGGCGTTTTTACGATGGATGGCGTACACCCCAATCAAAAAGGATATGAGGATATGGCCCGTATCATTTATAACGAGTTGGCTTTATAA
- a CDS encoding response regulator transcription factor, producing MEEKLKLFLCEDDENLGMLLREYLQAKGFDTDLYPDGEAGYKGFVKEKYDLCVLDVMMPKKDGITLVKEIRAINPDIPIIFLTAKNMKDDILDGFKAGADDYITKPFSMEELVLRIEAIFRRVKGKKGKDRQVYQFGKMVFDTQKQILTISGESTKLTTKESELLGLLCAHANDILERNHALKQIWVDDNYFNARSMDVYITKLRKLLKADPEIEIINIHGKGYKLIAPVNEDADDSEA from the coding sequence ATGGAAGAGAAGTTGAAATTATTTTTATGTGAAGATGACGAAAACCTAGGAATGTTACTCAGAGAGTACCTCCAAGCTAAAGGATTCGACACAGATTTATATCCGGACGGAGAAGCCGGGTATAAGGGTTTTGTTAAAGAAAAATACGATTTATGTGTTTTAGACGTAATGATGCCCAAGAAAGACGGAATAACATTGGTAAAAGAAATTAGAGCAATTAATCCGGATATTCCAATTATATTTTTAACAGCTAAAAATATGAAGGATGATATCTTGGATGGCTTTAAGGCCGGAGCTGATGACTATATTACCAAACCTTTTAGTATGGAAGAATTGGTGCTTCGTATCGAAGCTATATTCAGAAGAGTAAAAGGCAAAAAAGGTAAAGATCGTCAAGTATATCAATTTGGTAAAATGGTTTTTGATACTCAAAAACAAATCCTAACCATTAGTGGAGAGAGTACCAAATTGACAACAAAGGAATCGGAACTTTTAGGATTACTTTGTGCTCATGCTAATGATATTTTGGAACGTAACCATGCTTTAAAACAAATATGGGTAGATGATAACTACTTTAATGCCAGAAGTATGGATGTTTATATTACTAAGCTTAGAAAGCTGTTAAAAGCTGATCCTGAAATTGAAATTATCAATATTCACGGAAAAGGTTACAAGCTGATAGCTCCGGTAAACGAAGACGCTGATGATAGCGAAGCTTAA
- a CDS encoding head GIN domain-containing protein — MKKILAVLCVLVAITSCKASSNSSTKGNKKITSVEKSVTSYSEISVAGSCDIIYEQKSNQKPYLRIEIDDNLQQYVKAQVKNGVLQVSLDGRNIQPSKFRAYTNSASLTKVRIAGSGDVTLKNELKSPSLNISIAGSGDLTAENLQCNDFSISIAGSGDAELKGKATNSNISISGSGDIDAGNLVTKNTICSIQGSGGARVYATEELTAKISGSGDIRFKGNPIKLNKTVRGSGSISSF, encoded by the coding sequence ATGAAAAAAATCTTAGCTGTCCTATGTGTACTAGTCGCAATCACATCCTGTAAGGCAAGTTCCAACTCTTCCACTAAAGGGAATAAAAAAATAACTTCTGTTGAAAAGTCTGTAACTTCATATTCTGAAATATCCGTTGCCGGATCTTGTGATATCATTTATGAACAGAAGTCCAATCAGAAACCGTATTTGCGTATTGAAATAGATGATAATCTTCAACAATACGTAAAAGCTCAAGTCAAGAATGGTGTCTTGCAAGTATCACTAGACGGTAGAAACATTCAACCAAGCAAATTCAGGGCTTATACAAACTCTGCCTCTCTAACTAAGGTAAGAATAGCCGGATCGGGAGATGTGACACTCAAAAATGAGCTTAAATCTCCTTCATTAAATATATCCATAGCAGGTTCGGGAGACCTAACTGCCGAGAACCTTCAATGCAACGATTTCTCTATTTCTATAGCAGGTTCGGGTGATGCTGAATTGAAAGGCAAGGCAACCAACAGCAATATTTCGATAAGTGGAAGTGGCGATATAGATGCCGGTAATCTGGTAACAAAAAACACAATCTGTTCAATACAGGGTTCGGGAGGAGCCAGAGTATATGCAACTGAAGAACTCACTGCAAAAATAAGTGGTAGCGGAGATATTCGATTTAAAGGAAATCCCATAAAACTCAACAAAACAGTTAGAGGATCGGGAAGTATATCTTCTTTTTAA